One window of the Pogoniulus pusillus isolate bPogPus1 chromosome 38, bPogPus1.pri, whole genome shotgun sequence genome contains the following:
- the TTC36 gene encoding tetratricopeptide repeat protein 36 isoform X3: protein MATANDRAVLQTIFNPSTPFGDIPGLDEEGEDDEDAQGDGDAFPEELLEQVRDLELQGVTAAESGDVSTALERFGEAVRLLPERASGYNNRAQALRLRGDVAGALRDLDAAIRLSRGRGRAACQSFVQRGLIHRLQGRDEEARRDLEQAARLGSAFARRQLVLLNPYSALCNQMLCEMLGRLRNPGHTGSG, encoded by the exons ATGGCCACGGCAAAcgacagggctgtgctgcagactaTCTTCAACCCCAGCACCCCGTTTGGCGACATCCCTGGGCTGGACGAGGAGGGGGAAGACGATGAGGACGCCCAGGGGGACG gagacgCCTTCCCAGAGGAGCTACTAGAGCAGGTCcgggacctggagctgcagggggtCACCGCCGCCGAGTCGGGGGACGTGAGTACAGCCCTGGAGAGGTTCGGTGAGGCCGTGCGGCTGCTGCCCGAGCGCGCCTCGGGCTACAACAACCGCGCCCAGGCCCTGCGGCTGCGGGGGGACGTAGCAG GCGCCCTGAGGGACCTGGACGCCGCCATCCGCCTGAGCAGGGGCCGCGGCCGCGCCGCCTGCCAGAGCTTCGTGCAGCGCGGCCTCATCCACCGGCTGCAGGGCCGCGACGAGGAGGCGCGGCGGGACCTGGAGCAGGCGGCGCGGCTGGGCAGCGCCTTCGCCCGGCggcagctggtgctgctcaACCCCTACTCGGCGCTCTGCAACCAGATGCTCTGCGAGATGCTGGGACGGCTGCGCAATCCCGGCCACACCGGCAGCGGGTGA
- the TTC36 gene encoding tetratricopeptide repeat protein 36 isoform X1, translating into MATANDRAVLQTIFNPSTPFGDIPGLDEEGEDDEDAQGDGDAFPEELLEQVRDLELQGVTAAESGDVSTALERFGEAVRLLPERASGYNNRAQALRLRGDVAGEQRRGGGRPLATPARPNASLPPARRPEGPGRRHPPEQGPRPRRLPELRAARPHPPAAGPRRGGAAGPGAGGAAGQRLRPAAAGAAQPLLGALQPDALRDAGTAAQSRPHRQRVRRLQRRSRRGPAGHVPTAVSRIEDPAESPPPPG; encoded by the exons ATGGCCACGGCAAAcgacagggctgtgctgcagactaTCTTCAACCCCAGCACCCCGTTTGGCGACATCCCTGGGCTGGACGAGGAGGGGGAAGACGATGAGGACGCCCAGGGGGACG gagacgCCTTCCCAGAGGAGCTACTAGAGCAGGTCcgggacctggagctgcagggggtCACCGCCGCCGAGTCGGGGGACGTGAGTACAGCCCTGGAGAGGTTCGGTGAGGCCGTGCGGCTGCTGCCCGAGCGCGCCTCGGGCTACAACAACCGCGCCCAGGCCCTGCGGCTGCGGGGGGACGTAGCAGGTGAGCAGCGCCGGGGCGGCGGGCGGCCCCTCGCGACCCCAGCCCGCCCCAACGCCTCTCTCCCCCCGGCCAGGCGCCCTGAGGGACCTGGACGCCGCCATCCGCCTGAGCAGGGGCCGCGGCCGCGCCGCCTGCCAGAGCTTCGTGCAGCGCGGCCTCATCCACCGGCTGCAGGGCCGCGACGAGGAGGCGCGGCGGGACCTGGAGCAGGCGGCGCGGCTGGGCAGCGCCTTCGCCCGGCggcagctggtgctgctcaACCCCTACTCGGCGCTCTGCAACCAGATGCTCTGCGAGATGCTGGGACGGCTGCGCAATCCCGGCCACACCGGCAGCGGGTGAGGCGGTTACAACGGCGCTCCCGGCGTGGCCCAGCTGGGCACGTCCCGACTGCCGTTTCCAGGATCGAGGATCCCGCTGAGTCCCCGCCGCCTCCTGGCTGA
- the TTC36 gene encoding tetratricopeptide repeat protein 36 isoform X2, whose amino-acid sequence MRTPRGTVRRCWNRQRGRQGTEALRSRGTLGPDPGAQPLPRPKAAVCAAAGDAFPEELLEQVRDLELQGVTAAESGDVSTALERFGEAVRLLPERASGYNNRAQALRLRGDVAGALRDLDAAIRLSRGRGRAACQSFVQRGLIHRLQGRDEEARRDLEQAARLGSAFARRQLVLLNPYSALCNQMLCEMLGRLRNPGHTGSG is encoded by the exons ATGAGGACGCCCAGGGGGACGGTGAGACGGTGCTGGAATCGACAGCGGGgcaggcagggaacagaggCTTTGCGGTCCAGAGGCACCCTGGGGCCGGACCCCGGCGCCCAGCCGCTTCCCCGGCCAAAGGCTGccgtctgtgctgctgcaggagacgCCTTCCCAGAGGAGCTACTAGAGCAGGTCcgggacctggagctgcagggggtCACCGCCGCCGAGTCGGGGGACGTGAGTACAGCCCTGGAGAGGTTCGGTGAGGCCGTGCGGCTGCTGCCCGAGCGCGCCTCGGGCTACAACAACCGCGCCCAGGCCCTGCGGCTGCGGGGGGACGTAGCAG GCGCCCTGAGGGACCTGGACGCCGCCATCCGCCTGAGCAGGGGCCGCGGCCGCGCCGCCTGCCAGAGCTTCGTGCAGCGCGGCCTCATCCACCGGCTGCAGGGCCGCGACGAGGAGGCGCGGCGGGACCTGGAGCAGGCGGCGCGGCTGGGCAGCGCCTTCGCCCGGCggcagctggtgctgctcaACCCCTACTCGGCGCTCTGCAACCAGATGCTCTGCGAGATGCTGGGACGGCTGCGCAATCCCGGCCACACCGGCAGCGGGTGA
- the TMEM25 gene encoding transmembrane protein 25 isoform X1: MRGLESVHPLSWQGGLWPPLRQHRRCCCSSGKAAAGLCRERCSEPCRVRPCAACAAPREEPGAEPQCGTGWTRQGRCSSAERGRVLWGVLGATLARLLLPALLLLGLPVLCFAGLGELGPTIDGQRLAVCTLREGESSVFTCRAPRPASGAVLEWYLDGRKQAANCLATGTASTLTLIARRTDRELNCSLTDLASGETYNASVLLDVQCKVHSTGPALARDKPEILRADVRYQKVEGAGLLLVLFVLVQANPPASVIWVDQDGHVMANASEFLLLSATHYPRLANHSLLVHLGSTAGNFSVSAANSVGIATASLLPPGRHVACTGLLDTRVELPLLGVAVGAAVALGALLSLGSCAACLAYRRAKPVPSKGGTEGSSPLRQCSCSGGSGHLPPLGSHLPRQTQSLPPHLRFSDFTQEPRACPEDTGASARGEESTVLGLQNPLVLSKLGFIQVPVSGRIYKVPSTSSDEIWL; this comes from the exons atgaggggactggagagcgTTCATCCCCTGTCCTGGCAGGGTGGTCTCTGGCCACCCTTGCGGCAGCACcggcgctgctgctgcagctcaggaaaagCGGCTGCGGGGCTCTGCCGAGAGCGGTGCTCGGAGCCGTGCCGGGTCCGCCCCTGCGCCGCTTGCGCGGCTCCCCGTGAGGAGCCAGGCGCAGAGCCGCAGTGCGGGACAGGCTGGACGCGGCAGGGACGATGCTCCAG CGCTGAGCGTGGCCGTGTGCTATGGGGCGTCCTGGGAGCTACCCTCGCTCGCCTGCTGCTGccggcgctgctgctgctcggcCTCCCGGTGCTCTGTTTCGCAG ggctgggagagctgggtcCCACCATCGACGGGCAGCGGCTGGCAGTGTGTACGCTGCGGGAGGGGGAGAGCAGCGTTTTCACCTGCCGGGCCCCCAGGCCGGCCTCTGGTGCCGTGCTGGAGTGGTACCTCGACGGCCGGAAGCAGGCGGCGAACTGCCTGGCCAcgggcactgccagcaccctCACCCTCATTGCCCGCCGCACTGACCGCGAGCTGAACTGCTCCCTGACGGACCTGGCCTCCGGTGAGACCTACAACGCCTCCGTCCTCCTCGACGTGCAGTGTAAGGTCCACAgcactggccctgctctggccagaG ACAAGCCGGAGATCCTGCGGGCAGACGTCCGCTACCAGAAGGTGGAGGGCGCTGGGCTGCTCCTAGTGCTCTTCGTGCTAGTGCaagccaacccccctgccagcgTCATTTGGGTGGACCAGGATGGGCACGTGATGGCCAACGCCTCCGAATTCCTCCTCCTGAGCGCCACACACTACCCACGTCTGGCCAACCACTCGCTTCTCGTCCAcctgggcagcacagctggcaaCTTCTCTGTCAGTGCTGCCAACAGCGTGGGCAttgccacagcctccctcttGCCCCCAG GCAGGCATGTTGCCTGTACAGGTCTGCTGGACACTCGCGTGGAACTACCCCTCCTGGGCGTTGCTGTCGGAGCAGCTgtggccctgggtgccctgctcagcctgggctcctgtgctgcctgccttgcatACCGCCGGGCCAAGCCAGTGCCAAGTAAGGGAGGCACAGAGGGGAGCAGCCcactcaggcagtgctcctgctccggtggctctgggcacctgccaccCCTGGGCTCACACCTGCCCCGCCAGACCCAGTCACTGCCACCCCACCTGCGCTTCAGTGACTTCACACAGGAGCCCAGAG CTTGCCCTGAAGACACAGGAGCTAGTgccaggggagaggagagcactGTACTGGGGCTGCAGAACCCTCTGGTCCTCAGCAAGCTTG GTTTTATCCAGGTCCCGGTGTCTGGCCGCATCTACAaagtgcccagcaccagcagtgaTGAAATCTGGCTGTGA
- the TMEM25 gene encoding transmembrane protein 25 isoform X2 yields the protein MRGLESVHPLSWQGGLWPPLRQHRRCCCSSGKAAAGLCRERCSEPCRVRPCAACAAPREEPGAEPQCGTGWTRQGRCSSAERGRVLWGVLGATLARLLLPALLLLGLPVLCFAGLGELGPTIDGQRLAVCTLREGESSVFTCRAPRPASGAVLEWYLDGRKQAANCLATGTASTLTLIARRTDRELNCSLTDLASGETYNASVLLDVQYKPEILRADVRYQKVEGAGLLLVLFVLVQANPPASVIWVDQDGHVMANASEFLLLSATHYPRLANHSLLVHLGSTAGNFSVSAANSVGIATASLLPPGLLDTRVELPLLGVAVGAAVALGALLSLGSCAACLAYRRAKPVPSKGGTEGSSPLRQCSCSGGSGHLPPLGSHLPRQTQSLPPHLRFSDFTQEPRACPEDTGASARGEESTVLGLQNPLVLSKLGFIQVPVSGRIYKVPSTSSDEIWL from the exons atgaggggactggagagcgTTCATCCCCTGTCCTGGCAGGGTGGTCTCTGGCCACCCTTGCGGCAGCACcggcgctgctgctgcagctcaggaaaagCGGCTGCGGGGCTCTGCCGAGAGCGGTGCTCGGAGCCGTGCCGGGTCCGCCCCTGCGCCGCTTGCGCGGCTCCCCGTGAGGAGCCAGGCGCAGAGCCGCAGTGCGGGACAGGCTGGACGCGGCAGGGACGATGCTCCAG CGCTGAGCGTGGCCGTGTGCTATGGGGCGTCCTGGGAGCTACCCTCGCTCGCCTGCTGCTGccggcgctgctgctgctcggcCTCCCGGTGCTCTGTTTCGCAG ggctgggagagctgggtcCCACCATCGACGGGCAGCGGCTGGCAGTGTGTACGCTGCGGGAGGGGGAGAGCAGCGTTTTCACCTGCCGGGCCCCCAGGCCGGCCTCTGGTGCCGTGCTGGAGTGGTACCTCGACGGCCGGAAGCAGGCGGCGAACTGCCTGGCCAcgggcactgccagcaccctCACCCTCATTGCCCGCCGCACTGACCGCGAGCTGAACTGCTCCCTGACGGACCTGGCCTCCGGTGAGACCTACAACGCCTCCGTCCTCCTCGACGTGCAGT ACAAGCCGGAGATCCTGCGGGCAGACGTCCGCTACCAGAAGGTGGAGGGCGCTGGGCTGCTCCTAGTGCTCTTCGTGCTAGTGCaagccaacccccctgccagcgTCATTTGGGTGGACCAGGATGGGCACGTGATGGCCAACGCCTCCGAATTCCTCCTCCTGAGCGCCACACACTACCCACGTCTGGCCAACCACTCGCTTCTCGTCCAcctgggcagcacagctggcaaCTTCTCTGTCAGTGCTGCCAACAGCGTGGGCAttgccacagcctccctcttGCCCCCAG GTCTGCTGGACACTCGCGTGGAACTACCCCTCCTGGGCGTTGCTGTCGGAGCAGCTgtggccctgggtgccctgctcagcctgggctcctgtgctgcctgccttgcatACCGCCGGGCCAAGCCAGTGCCAAGTAAGGGAGGCACAGAGGGGAGCAGCCcactcaggcagtgctcctgctccggtggctctgggcacctgccaccCCTGGGCTCACACCTGCCCCGCCAGACCCAGTCACTGCCACCCCACCTGCGCTTCAGTGACTTCACACAGGAGCCCAGAG CTTGCCCTGAAGACACAGGAGCTAGTgccaggggagaggagagcactGTACTGGGGCTGCAGAACCCTCTGGTCCTCAGCAAGCTTG GTTTTATCCAGGTCCCGGTGTCTGGCCGCATCTACAaagtgcccagcaccagcagtgaTGAAATCTGGCTGTGA
- the IFT46 gene encoding intraflagellar transport protein 46 homolog: protein MAAAAQSSALAPCLPPRTAHRQQPRKMAAPSHVPSRKRRHARRAGRPTGDSAAPANRRQRRGDSAAETAPLQPTGGSAAPANRRQRRGDSAAPANRRQRRGDSAAPANRRQRRPSQPETAPPQPTGDSAAEAAPLQPTGGGRVAMATAGRRAPETRLVENRPYDETLELLEAEEAGGTAGRPAGARPRGFHRPGLPAAGGNAADRSTDEEGSGGKEEAVASAALSDDDSEEDSSESDSEDDSDEHGAALEGDLNLADYGYLPVSSEIKELFEYIKRYTPKATEIEHKLQPFIPDLIPAVGDIDAFLKVPRPDGKPDNLGLLVLDEPSTKQSDPTVLSLWLTENSKQHNITQQIKVKSLENAEKNPKAIEGWIESISELHRCKPPATVHYTRPMPDIETLMQEWSPEFEELLGKVGLPTAEMSCELAEYIDMICALLDIPVYKSRLQPLHVLFSLYSEFKNSQHFKPLAGGKKGRSSPSDPPSRAADPEVLSCT, encoded by the exons ATGGCGGCGGCAGCGCAGAGCTCCGCGCtcgctccctgcctgcctccgcGCACCGCGCACCGCCAGCAGCCCCGCAAGATGGCGGCGCCGAGCCACGTCCCCAGCCGGAAGCGCCGTCACGCACGGCGCGCGGGGCGG CCAACCGGAGACAGCGCCGCTCCAGCTAACCGGAGGCAGCGCCGCGGAGACAGCGCCGCGGAGACAGCGCCGCTCCAGCCAACCGGAGGCAGCGCCGCTCCAGCCAACCGGAGACAGCGCCGCGGAGACAGCGCCGCCCCAGCCAACCGGAGACAGCGCCGCGGAGACAGCGCCGCTCCAGCCAACCGGAGACAGCGCCGCCCCAGCCAACCGGAGACAGCGCCGCCCCAGCCAACCGGAGACAGCGCCGCGGAGGCAGCGCCGCTCCAGCCAACCGGCGGCGGGCGCGTCGCCATGGCGACAGCGGGACGGCGGGCGCCGGAG ACTCGTCTGGTCGAGAACCGTCCGTACGACGagaccctggagctgctggaggccgAAGAGGCGGGCGGCACGGCGGGGAGGCCAGCCGGGGCCCGCCCCCGGGGATTCCACCGGCCGGGACTGCCCGCGGCGGGCGGCAACGCGGCCGATCGCAGCACAGACGAGGAGGGCAGCGGCGGCAAG GAGGAGGCGGTCGCCTCCGCTGCCCTCAGCGACGACGACTCGGAGGAGGATTCTTCCGAGAGCGACTCGGAAGACGACTCGGATGAGCACGGGGCTGCGCTGGAGGG TGATTTGAATCTGGCAGATTATGGCTACCTGCCAGTGTCCTCTGAAATCAAAGAGCTGTTTGAGTACATcaaaag GTACACTCCCAAGGCAACAGAAATTGAACACAAACTGCAGCCTTTTATTCCAGACCTTATTCCTGCTGTTGGGGACATTGATGCATTCCTAAAG GTTCCCCGTCCCGATGGCAAGCCAGATAACCTCGGCCTGCTGGTGTTGGATGAGCCTTCGACCAAGCAGTCAGATCCCACGGTGCTCTCTCTTTGGCTGACAGagaactccaagcagcacaacatCACT CAGCAGATCAAAGTGAAGAGTTTGGAAAATGCAGAGAAGAACCCCAAAGCCATTGAGGGCTGGATTGAGAGTATCAGTGAGCTGCACCGTTgcaaacctcctgccacagtCCACTATACCAG GCCAATGCCTGACATTGAGACCTTGATGCAGGAGTGGTCACCAGAGTTTGAGGAGCTCTTGGGAAAG GTGGGCCTCCCGACAGCAGAGATGAGCTGTGAGCTGGCCGAGTACATCGACATGATCTGCG cccTTCTGGACATCCCTGTCTACAAGAGTCGACTCCAGCCCCTGCatgtcctcttctccctctactCAGAGTTCAAGAACTCACAG CATTTCAAGCCCCTGGCTGGTGGGAAGAAGGGCAGGAGCTCACCATCCGACCCACCTTCACGAGCAGCAGACCCCGAGGTGTTAAGCTGTACCTGA
- the ARCN1 gene encoding coatomer subunit delta, translating to MVLLAAAVCTKAGKAIVSRQFVEMTRTRIEGLLAAFPKLMNTGKQHTFVETESVRYVYQPMEKLYMVLITTKNSNILEDLETLRLFSRVIPEYCRALEENEISEHCFDLIFAFDEIVALGYRENVNLAQIRTFTEMESHDEKVFRAVRETQEREAKAEMRRKAKELQQARRDAERQGKKAPGFGGFGSSAMSGGTTAAMIAETIIETDKPKVAPAPARPSGPSKALKLGAKGKEVDNFVDKLKSEGENIMTSVGKRSIEAAKVLAPPVNTESVHMKIEEKISLTCGRDGGLQNMELHGMIMLHISDEKFARIRLHVENDDKRGVQLQTHPNVDKKLFTAESQIGLKNPEKSFPINSDVGVLKWRLQTTEESFIPLTINCWPSESGNSCDVNIEYELQEESLELNDVIITIPLPSGVGAPVIGEIDGEYRHDSRRNLLEWCLPVIDAKTKSGSLEFSIAGQPNDFFPVHVSFVSKKNYCNIQVSKVTQVDGNSPVRFSTETTFLVDKYEIL from the exons ATG GTGCTGTTGGCAGCAGCTGTCTGCACAAAGGCAGGGAAGGCCATTGTCTCCCGGCAGTTCGTGGAGATGACACGGACCCGCATcgaggggctgctggcagccttccCAAAGCTGATGAACACGGGGAAGCAGCACACCTTCGTGGAGACCGAGAGCGTGCGCTACGTCTATCAGCCCATGGAGAAGCTCTACATGGTGCTCATAACCACCAAGAACAGCAACATTCTGGAAGACCTGGAAACACTCCGACTCTTCTCCCGAGTG ATCCCCGAGTACTGTCGAGCTCTGGAGGAGAACGAGATCTCTGAGCACTGCTTTGACCTGATTTTTGCCTTTGATGAAATTGTGGCCCTGGGCTACCGTGAGAATGTGAACCTGGCCCAGATCCGGACCTTCACCGAGATGGAATCACATGATGAGAAGGTCTTCCGAGCAGTCCGGGAG ACTCAGGAACGCGAAGCGAAAGCTGAGATGCGCcgcaaagcaaaggagctgcagcaggccagGAGGGACGCCGAGAGACAGGGCAAGAAGGCACCCGGGTTTGGTGGCTTTGGCAGCTCAGCCATGTCAGGGGGCACAACAGCAGCAATGATTGCAGAGACCATTATTGAAACAGACAAGCCCAAGGTGGCACCAGCACCAGCCAG GCCTTCAGGTCCAAGTAAAGCCTTGAAACTTGGTGCCAAGGGGAAGGAGGTGGACAATTTCGTGGACAAGCTGAAATCGGAAGGAGAGAACATCATGACCTCTGTGGGCAAGCGCTCTATAGAAGCAGCCAAAGTTCTTGCTCCTCCTGTCAACACAGAGAG CGTGCACATGAAAATAGAGGAGAAAATTTCCTTGACCTGTGGCCGTGACGGAGGGCTGCAGAACATGGAGCTGCATGGCATGATCATGCTGCACATCTCCGACGAGAAATTCGCACGGATTCGCCTGCACGTGGAGAACGACGACAAGAggggagtgcagctgcag ACTCACCCAAACgtggacaagaagctcttcACCGCAGAGTCGCAGATTGGTTTGAAGAACCCAGAGAAGTCATTCCCCATCAACAGCGACGTGGGCGTGCTGAAGTGGAGGCTGCAGACCACAGAGGAGTCCTTCATCCCATTGACAA TTAACTGCTGGCCCTCAGAAAGCGGCAACAGCTGTGACGTTAACATTGAATATGAGTTGCAAGAGGAGAGCCTGGAGCTGAATGATGTCATCATCACCATCCCCTTGCC GTCTGGCGTCGGTGCCCCAGTGATTGGGGAGATTGATGGCGAGTATCGCCACGACAGCCGTCGAAACCTCCTTGAGTGGTGCCTGCCAGTGATAGATGCCAAAACCAAGAGTGGCAGCCTGGAGTTCAGCATAGCAGGGCAGCCCAACGACTTCTTCCCAGTGCACGTCTCCTTTGTCTCCAAAAAGAACTATTGCAACATACAG GTTTCCAAAGTGACCCAGGTAGACGGGAACAGCCCTGTGAGGTTTTCTACCGAAACCACCTTCCTGGTGGACAAGTATGAAATCCTGTAA